A region from the Fusarium musae strain F31 chromosome 1, whole genome shotgun sequence genome encodes:
- a CDS encoding hypothetical protein (EggNog:ENOG41) has translation MQLPWGGRDGPGNDTLLPTSNIPSITGHAADGLDSKDGDRPQRPGRHVRTTSSDARNVADHFSYMTPSEAAANLRTSLTLGLTPTEALTRLGEYGPNEIPHEDPEPLWLRFVKQFQEPLILLLLVSAGTSLLLGNMDDAISITVAVTIVVSVGFIQEYRSEKSIEALNHLVPNHAHLVRGQSKTSSLGKTATWPPRIDDADSALTPGSVTPVSDILDATSSKVMASQLVPGDLVLFTTGDRIPADIRVTKAADLTIDASNLTGETEPVRVTAEARNRGFGSYGLDKSQLPRPNSLAPSEHGDSDADGIHNIAYMGTLVKSGHGQGIVFATGGHTHFGTIAVSVSGTESPRSPLQLSMDDLGSQLSKASFVVIGLISVVGWLQGKKLLEIFTISISLAVAAIPEGLPIIVTVTLALGVHRMARHNAIVRRMPKVETLGSVNVVCTDKTGTLTTNHMTTTRMWYFGAQEPVPVESDHDDVETNPDINQATLRVLRIGNIANDARLAQKYTEHGQAATAVLSSTLGRGQVSTYTRWVGQPTDVAMLDLLDRFKEHDVRESIGPRVSETPFSSERKWMGVTIGSETKGDKEFAYMKGSIEKVLAACDSYLEKDGREIVLDSARRQEALQAAEAMAVQGLRVLAFASGSVTRPLRSKSAARSNPGFDRSESPSSHSPEDIYKNLTFAGLVGMRDPPRPGVGRSIRRLMRGGVKVIMITGDAETTALAIGKQLGMNIAVPSGHSGGQNTVRPVLRGDEVDRLSEEDLAQAMQHTTIFARTNPDHKLKIIRALQSRGDIVAMTGDGVNDAPALKKADIGISMGRHGTDVAKEAADMILTDDDFSTILRAIEEGKGIFNNIQNFLTFQLSTSAASLALVFICTCFGFKSPLNAMQILWINIIMDGPPAQSLGVERVDPDVMTKPPRRRGDPVLTKSLITRVLTSAAIITIGTMLIYRREMMADAQVTRRDTTMTFTCFVFFDMFNALSCRSESKSVLQGEVGLFSNNLFNWAVSLSIAGQLLVIYFPWLQETFQTEALGFFDLVRLVLLCSTVFWADELRKYLKYNKRRFGNDYSQAV, from the exons ATGCAATTGCCATGGGGCGGCCGCGACGGTCCGGGAAATGACACCTTGCTACCGACATCCAACATCCCTTCCATCACCGGCCATGCTGCGGATGGCCTTGATTCCAAGGATGGCGATCGTCCACAGCGCCCAGGCCGTCACGTTCGAACCACGTCTTCTGATGCACGG AACGTTGCCGATCATTTCTCCTATATGACCCCGAGCGAAGCCGCAGCGAATTTACGGACATCGCTCACCCTTGGCCTTACTCCAACAGAAGCTCTCACCAGACTAGGCGAATATGGTCCGAATGAAATTCCTCACGAAGACCCAGAGCCATTATGGCTACGATTCGTTAAACAATTCCAGGAGCCCCTTATTCTGCTGCTTCTGGTTTCGGCCGGTACATCGCTCCTCTTGGGAAACATGGATGACGCTATCAGTATCACAGTCGCTGTGACAATTGTCGTGTCCGTCGGGTTCATACAAGAGTATCGTTCTGAAAAGTCTATCGAGGCTCTTAACCACCTTGTGCCGAATCATGCCCACCTCGTCCGTGGTCAGAGCAAGACGTCGTCATTGGGGAAGACTGCTACCTGGCCACCGCGTATAGATGATGCCGATTCAGCCTTGACCCCGGGCTCTGTCACTCCAGTCAGTGATATTCTGGATGCAACATCTTCCAAGGTCATGGCTTCTCAGCTGGTCCCTGGCGATCTCGTTCTGTTTACCACCGGTGATCGCATTCCTGCCGACATCCGTGTTACCAAAGCCGCAGACCTAACGATTGATGCCTCAAACCTCACTGGAGAGACGGAGCCTGTGAGGGTGACGGCTGAGGCACGTAACCGTGGATTCGGCTCATATGGTCTCGACAAATCACAATTGCCTCGACCCAACTCTCTTGCCCCCTCTGAGCATGGAGATTCTGACGCAGATGGCATTCATAACATTGCATATATGGGAACATTGGTGAAGTCGGGCCACGGTCAGGGTATTGTCTTTGCGACTGGAGGCCATACACACTTTGGAACTATTGCTGTTAGCGTTTCTGGTACCGAGAGTCCAAGATCACCGCTTCAGTTATCCATGGACGACCTTGGCTCGCAGCTCAGTAAAGCTTCATTTGTTGTAATTGGCCTCATCTCAGTTGTCGGTTGGCTACAGGGgaagaagcttcttgagatcttCACTATTTCGATATCACTTGCCGTGGCCGCCATCCCTGAAGGTCTGCCTATTATTGTAACTGTCACATTGGCCCTGGGTGTTCATCGCATGGCTAGGCATAATGCGATCGTCCGAAGGATGCCCAAGGTCGAGACTTTGGGCTCCGTGAATGTAGTGTGCACTGATAAAACAG GTACCCTTACTACGAACCACATGACAACTACTCGAATGTGGTATTTTGGAGCTCAAGAGCCTGTCCCGGTGGAGTCTGATCACGATGATGTTGAAACGAATCCAGACATTAACCAGGCCACCCTTAGAGTGCTTCGCATAGGCAACATTGCGAATGACGCGCGACTTGCTCAAAAGTATACAGAGCACGGCCAAGCCGCAACAGCTGTACTTTCGTCGACGTTAGGACGTGGTCAGGTTTCCACATATACCCGCTGGGTTGGACAACCCACTGACGTTGCCATGCTGGACCTCCTTGATCGCTTCAAGGAACACGATGTCAGAGAATCTATCGGCCCTCGAGTGAGCGAGACGCCTTTCAGCTCTGAACGAAAGTGGATGGGTGTCACAATTGGATCCGAAACAAAGGGTGACAAGGAATTCGCTTACATGAAGGGCTCTATCGAAAAGGTTCTGGCGGCATGTGACAGCTATCTCGAAAAGGATGGAAGGGAAATTGTACTTGACTCTGCACGTCGCCAGGAGGCCCTTCAAGCCGCCGAAGCCATGGCTGTCCAAGGTCTCCGGGTATTGGCATTTGCCAGCGGTTCCGTCACGCGCCCATTGAGAAGCAAATCCGCAGCGCGCAGCAACCCTGGTTTCGATCGGAGCGAGAGTCCATCTTCTCACAGTCCAGAAGACATTTACAAAAACCTCACCTTTGCGGGTCTTGTTGGTATGCGCGATCCTCCGCGACCCGGAGTTGGACGTTCTATTAGGCGCTTGATGCGAGGTGGGGTCAAGGTCATCATGATTACTGGCGATGCAGAGACGACAGCGCTTGCCATAGGAAAGCAACTGGGCATGAACATTGCAGTCCCTAGCGGACATTCAGGCGGCCAGAACACTGTAAGGCCTGTGCTGCGCGGCGACGAGGTTGACAGGTTGTCGGAGGAAGATCTAGCGCAGGCCATGCAACACACAACCATATTTGCACGAACGAACCCAGACCACAAGCTGAAGATCATTCGAGCCCTCCAGTCAAGGGGCGATATTGTCGCCATGACTGGTGATGGCGTCAATGATGCGCCAGCTTTGAAGAAGGCAGACATTGGTATTTCCATGGGCCGCCATGGCACTGATGTTGCAAAGGAGGCAGCAGACATGATTTTGACGGACGATGACTTTTCTACGATTCTCAGAGCCATCGAGGAGGGCAAGGGTATCTTCAACAATATCCAGAACTTCCTGACCTTCCAACTCAGCACAAGTGCTGCCAGTTTGGCACTTGTTTTCATTTGCACCTGCTTCGGCTTTAAATCCCCTTTGAACGCCATGCAGATTCTGTGGATTA ACATTATCATGGATGGTCCTCCAGCTCAGTCTTTGGGTGTTGAAAGGGTAGACCCTGATGTTATGACCAAGCCTCcacgaagacgaggagatcCAGTACTTACCAAGTCGCTTATTACACGCGTTCTCACATCGGCGGCCATAATTACCATTGGAACAATGCTCATCTACCGTCGTGAGATGATGGCTGATGCACAGGTCACCCGCCGTGACACGACGATGACATTCACctgcttcgtcttcttcgacatGTTCAATGCTTTGAGCTGCAGGTCAGAGTCTAAGTCGGTACTTCAGGGCGAAGTTGGACTCTTTTCTAACAACTTGTTCAACTGGGCTGTGTCTCTCAGCATTGCTGGACAGTTGCTTGTCATCTATTTTCCTTGGCTCCAGGAGACTTTCCAGACGGAAGCGCTTGGGTTTTTTGACCTCGTACGACTCGTTCTGTTGTGTAGCACGGTATTTTGGGCGGACGAGCTGCGAAAATATCTcaagtataataaaaggcGTTTTGGAAACGATTATAGCCAGGCGGTGTAA